Genomic DNA from Amycolatopsis alba DSM 44262:
AGGAGCAGGCGGTGAAGGAACCCCTGGGTCCGGCAGTTTCAACAGCGGCCCCTTCAGCAACACGGGGGGCCGCGGGGGCGACGGAGGCAGTGGAGGCGGAGGCGGCGGCTACACCACCTGCACATTGACCGGGGTCCGCCCCGGGCAGAGCTTCGAGGTCTACGTCGGCGCCGGCGGCCGGAGCGAGTTCGACCCCGACGGACTAGTCGGTGACGTCCTTCATGTAGTCGGTGACGTCATCAAGGAAGCCGAGAACGACCTCGTGAGGGGCGTTGGCGGATCCTTTCTCGCCGAGGTCGTTGTCCCTTCCCTGCCCGTATCGCGGGAGGGTCTGCCCAGTGCTCTGATCGGCCTCGGTGTGGTCCACGACAGTGTGGTCGGTGCCCTGGGCGGCTCGGAGGGCCAGGAGGGCAGTTTCACCGGGAGTCCCGGTGGCACTGGAGGTGACGGGGTGTGCCGCAGCGGCGGTGACGTCTCCAGCTCCGACTTCACCTCGGTCTCCGGGGGCACCGGCGGTACCGGAGGCTCCGGCGGCCCCGGCACTTCCGGCCCGTTCAACCTCCGGGGAGGGACGGGTGGCGCCGGCGGCAACGGCGGCACCGGGCACGACGGCGTCGGCGGCGGTGGCAGCGGCGCCGGAGGCGGTGGCGGCACCCCCTCAGGCAGGGCAGGCCGCACCGGGACCGTGTCCGACGGAGGCGCCCGCGGCGCGGACGGGGACCCCGGTGAGTCCAACCACAGCGGGATAGGAGGAACTCTTGGCGGCAAGGGATCCCCTGGACGCGTGACACTCACCTGGTGATACCGGCCCCGCGTGTGGAGTGCCCGCAGAACCCCGCCGGGCACTCCACACGCCGTCGCCATAGCATCCGCCGAAATTAGATGGACATGGCTGACCAGGCTTCTGAGCCGGGGACCTGTGCACCGAGGAGCAAACCCAGGCAGACCACACCACCGAATCCGCAAACTAGGTCCGGACAACCCGCGCGATCACTGTCCAGAACTACCTTTCGGACCGCAGCTCAACGGCTTGGACCACCGTCAAGTTAGACCGGACAGGACATGTGCACGTGCCGGGGGCAGGGCCCGGCCGGGCCGGGCACGCTTGCGGCAAGGTCAATCCGAGGTCCGCAAGTATCGACAGAGGGCAGAAAGAGGTGCTGAACGCCGCCGCGTTCTTGTCGGCGGCTGGGTGGTCCCATCAAGGAGGTAGACCTGTGGCACCACGCCAACGTGTCGACGATGAGCTTCTACGTCGAATTATCGCCGAGGCGCGGGGCGATCCCTATGTCGTTAACCCGGTAACTCGCCAAAACCGTTCGTGCCACGAATAAAAATAGCATCACCAACAATCGCCCGATGCAGGCCCGTCGAGTACGATCCGTGCCGTGTGCCAGTGGGCCCGACTCAGGCAGCTTCCGGGCACATCAATAACATGTCGCGCCCAATGATCGAAACCACCGGCACGGTCACTGCTTGGCAGCGATTTATCCGCCCACCGAGATGGGAGGGGCGCGAGCCATCGTCCTGACGGACTCGTTGTGCCAGGCGAAAGCATCACGTGGCCGCGATCACACTGAGTGGTCAATGAAACCATCTCTTGATGTGTCGTTCACTGCGCTTCGGGCCTTAAATTCTGATCCATCCAGAATGGCACGCATCATAACGACAAGATCAGATTTCTCAGAGTCACTCGTTCAGTGTTTCAGCGGAGGTCAAAAAGGGTAAATGGCAAATTAACGCGCTGTAGATATTGCGACTGGGTCCTCTGTTGAGGTAAATCAAAAAGTCACCGTGCGGCCTTATTGTTAACGAGAACGCTGGGTCATTGGAAACGGAATCGGCACGGTGCTTTGCAGTGCGCAGGAAGGAAGTATAAGCCCGCGTCGGACCGGATCAATGGATCGTCAGCATGCTCGGCGCCGCGGACGAGGCCCCGCCCACCGATGAGGAGGGATTCCGCGCCTACGCGCGAGAACTGCGCAACCCCGACTTCGCGACGATCATCGATGAGGGTGCGCCCAGCGGCCCCATCCGCCGCACCCGTGCCATCGGCAACCGCTGGCACCGCTATGACCGCATGCGGCGGTGGCCTGCCCGCCTCATTGCCCTGGGCGACTCGATCTGCATTTTCAATCCTGTCTACGTCCAAGGTATGACCGTCGCCGCGCTGCAAGGCGCGCTGTTGACCCGCCACGCCGAGCGTGGTGACCTCGACAAGCTCGGGCCTGCGTTCCAGCGCGGCGCCGCCACCATCGTGGGCATCCCCTGGAGGGTCAGCACCTCCGTGTGAACATTCCGGACACGGCTACGCGGCGCGTGTCGAACCAGCCGTGTTGTGTCTGGGGTTGTACCTGGTGTTTGTTGGGATGTCTTTCTAGTGACTACAGCCATGTCGTCAGCGGCAAGCGATCACGAGACCCGCATCGAGCAGCTACTCTCTGTATGCGCTAGCCTCGCTGGCAGGAGATGGCCGCATCGCACGCGGATTTTCTGTCGCAGGATCGCCGGGTTGTGCCCCGCGGTGCAGCAGTTCTGGAAGCAGGGAAGTAGCATCGGGTGACAACTGTCTTGATCTGCGATGACCGCCGCAGTGTCCGTGACGGGCTGGCGCGGGTGTTGTCCGCGTTCCCTGGCGTCGGGCGCATCGATTGCGTCTCCACGGACGAGGAGCTGTACCTGAGGTATGTCCGTGAACCGGTTGACATCGTGCTGGTGGGCATGCAGCGGGCCCTGTCGGTCGGTCTGACGGCGGCGCGGAAACTTGTCGCCGCTGACCCGGGGGCGAATGTGATCGTGTTCGGCGCTCCGGGTGACGCGCCCACTGTCGCGACGGCGATCGCTGGCGGCGCCCGTGGCTATTTGCGCTGGGACGCCTCTCGCCCGGAGGTCGTCGCCCCGGTGGCGAGCACTCTGGCCAACGTTTCCGTGCCGGCGCCACGTGACCCGTCCGCGTCGGATGTCCACTTGACCCAGCGGGAGATGCAAGTGCTCTATGGCATGAGCCAAGGTAAGAGCAACGGTGAGATCGGTCGTGAACTATTTCTGGCCGAAGACACCGTGAAAACCCATGCCAAGCGCATGTTTGTCAAACTCGGTGTGCGCGACCGCGCTCAAGCGGTCGCGCATGGCTTCCGTCGCGGCCTGATGACCTGACCTTGAGCCAGTTGTAAACCTACCCGGAATAGAGATGTAACCGTGCGCGCGAGGCGCTATGTGCGGCGTGTCGCGACCACGTTGCCGAACTTCGGGGCCAGCGGCGTCCCTGACGCTGTCGGCTGTCTTTGCGCCGAAGAGGTACACAAGACCTTCCTGAGTGCAATGACCGCAGGAACGGGAACACTCGCGTTCGTGACGCGAGTAGCAGACCAGTCGGGTTCTGATGACATCGATCGGGTTGCTCGCCTGAGACTGGCTGACTAAAGCCCCGCGGCCACATGTATATCTGTTCATTGGTGAGCTGGCTGTGCGAGATGGGCACGCCCTGCGGATGAATAAATTGTCCATCTGTGGGTGTCGCTGTTCAAGGTAGGGGCGTGTCTCCTGTTGCGAACAGGTTGGTGTTTCACGTTCTTGCCGTAGCGTTCAGCTTTGGGGCGAGCAGGGGGCATGGCCAGAAACGATTCGGATGGGCGCGGGTGAAATTTCAACGGTCGTTGACGGGGTCAGTCTTGGATTCTGGATCGGCTAGGTCGGCGATTCTGTTGATGGCTTTCGACACCGCGAGGGTCGCGTGGACCTGAGCGACCGCGTTGAGGTTCTTTTCGACGGCCTCGACGGCTCGCTTCTCATGCCCCTCTGATCCGCTTCGGATGTCGTTCATGCTGAACCCTTCCTCGGAAACTCTAGTCTTGCAGAGATTCCCTGCGGTGCTGGGCGAGGAACCTGACTGTGGGGTTTTCACGCGAACGTGCCGATAGGTCAGCCGTGTGGACGCGCGCGGGCGATGTATCCCACTTTGCGTCAACACTGTGTGCGCCCGTTGGCGTCACGAGCCGCCCCTACTGCCGACGATAGAAGCGAAGGCGGTAACGCTCGCGCATCCAACGGTGTGCCGGAGCAGTTTCGATCCAGGCTCCGGTTTCCGAGCTGGTCATGCCGCTCGCCAGGTCGGCCGAGGCCCCGTGCGAGCACGGGGCCTCGGCGTGCACGTCGGCCTCAGCTCGTCCGGACCCGCCGGACAGGCAGGACACCAGCGGCGGGTTCGTCTCGGTAGCTGACAAGGTCGGACCAAGGCGGGGCGTTCGACTCTTCCGTGCTCGCCAACCTCCGCGTTCTCGCCGCCCTGCGCGG
This window encodes:
- a CDS encoding response regulator transcription factor — encoded protein: MTTVLICDDRRSVRDGLARVLSAFPGVGRIDCVSTDEELYLRYVREPVDIVLVGMQRALSVGLTAARKLVAADPGANVIVFGAPGDAPTVATAIAGGARGYLRWDASRPEVVAPVASTLANVSVPAPRDPSASDVHLTQREMQVLYGMSQGKSNGEIGRELFLAEDTVKTHAKRMFVKLGVRDRAQAVAHGFRRGLMT